In Qipengyuania psychrotolerans, one DNA window encodes the following:
- the gmd gene encoding GDP-mannose 4,6-dehydratase has product MSAKRALITGVTGQDGSYLAHLLLGKGYEVHGVKRRSSSFNTGRIEDIYEDPHVENPRMHLHFGDVTDATNIIRVVQEVQPDEIYNLAAQSHVQVSFETPEYTANADALGTLRLLEAIRILKLEDRTRFFQASTSEMFGKVQVSPQDEDTPFYPRSPYAVAKLYAHWITVNYREAYGLHASCGIMFNHESPVRGETFVTRKITRGAAAISLGIQDQLYLGNLDAQRDWGHAREFAEGMWLMLQQDEPEDYVLATGSTQSVRDFTIWAFDDAGIGIEFRGEGTDEKGYCKDTGRCLVQIDPRYFRPTEVDYLCGNAAKAKAKLGWEAKSGVRELAREMVAADIAAIRGY; this is encoded by the coding sequence TTGTCCGCAAAGCGCGCATTAATCACCGGGGTGACCGGTCAGGACGGATCGTACCTGGCGCACCTGCTGCTGGGAAAGGGCTACGAAGTGCACGGCGTGAAGCGCCGCTCATCGTCTTTCAACACGGGCCGGATCGAAGACATCTATGAAGATCCGCACGTCGAAAACCCGCGTATGCACCTGCATTTTGGCGATGTTACAGACGCCACCAATATCATTCGCGTGGTCCAGGAAGTCCAACCGGACGAGATCTACAATCTCGCCGCACAGAGCCACGTACAGGTCAGTTTCGAGACCCCTGAATACACGGCCAACGCCGATGCGCTTGGCACGCTGCGACTGCTCGAAGCGATCAGAATTCTGAAGCTGGAGGATCGCACCCGCTTCTTCCAGGCGTCTACGAGCGAGATGTTTGGCAAGGTCCAAGTCAGTCCGCAGGACGAAGATACACCTTTTTACCCGCGCAGCCCCTATGCTGTGGCGAAGCTGTATGCCCACTGGATCACGGTGAATTACCGCGAAGCTTACGGCCTTCACGCCAGCTGCGGGATCATGTTCAACCATGAGAGCCCGGTTCGCGGCGAGACTTTCGTCACCCGCAAGATCACGCGCGGCGCAGCAGCGATATCTCTTGGTATTCAGGACCAACTCTATCTCGGCAATCTCGATGCCCAGCGCGACTGGGGCCATGCCCGCGAGTTTGCAGAGGGTATGTGGCTGATGCTGCAACAGGACGAGCCCGAAGATTATGTCCTGGCAACCGGCTCGACCCAAAGCGTGCGCGACTTCACAATCTGGGCGTTCGACGATGCTGGTATCGGCATCGAGTTTCGGGGTGAAGGGACGGACGAGAAGGGGTATTGCAAGGATACTGGCCGCTGCCTCGTCCAGATAGATCCGCGCTATTTCCGCCCGACCGAAGTCGATTACCTCTGCGGCAATGCCGCCAAGGCCAAGGCAAAGCTGGGCTGGGAGGCCAAGTCCGGAGTGCGCGAGCTCGCCCGCGAGATGGTCGCAGCAGACATCGCTGCGATCCGCGGGTACTAG
- a CDS encoding PhzF family phenazine biosynthesis protein has translation MSAIPYWHVDAFADAPFKGNQAAVMPLDTWLPDDVLQAIGEENAFAETAFILPDQTGEADYELRWFTPTEEVQLCGHATLASGHVVLTRDGGERVTFRTRRAGILEVCRSDAGYELGLPLIPTEQGAWDEAVGFLGAQPTEVWLNPGGYGVYLFENEAAVRAIDPDLRGLKALGNDQFICTAPGTDTDVISRVFVPGGGVDEDSFTGSAHAALTWFWTEKLGRDNFTAFQASQRGGRATCRRAGDQAWLGGSCVTVVKGEFYLPRTG, from the coding sequence ATGAGCGCCATTCCCTATTGGCATGTCGATGCCTTCGCTGACGCGCCGTTCAAGGGCAATCAGGCGGCCGTAATGCCGCTGGATACGTGGCTGCCGGACGATGTCCTGCAGGCGATCGGCGAAGAGAACGCTTTTGCCGAAACCGCTTTCATCCTGCCCGACCAGACCGGTGAGGCCGATTACGAGCTTCGCTGGTTCACTCCGACCGAGGAAGTGCAGCTGTGCGGCCATGCCACATTGGCGAGCGGGCACGTGGTCCTCACGCGCGATGGCGGGGAGCGCGTGACCTTCCGCACCCGAAGGGCGGGCATTCTCGAAGTTTGCCGCAGCGATGCTGGATACGAGCTTGGCCTGCCGCTCATCCCGACCGAGCAGGGGGCTTGGGATGAGGCGGTCGGTTTCCTCGGCGCGCAGCCCACGGAAGTCTGGCTGAATCCGGGCGGCTACGGCGTCTACCTGTTCGAGAACGAGGCTGCCGTGCGGGCAATCGATCCCGATCTCCGCGGATTGAAGGCGCTCGGGAACGACCAGTTTATCTGCACTGCGCCGGGCACCGATACTGATGTGATCAGCCGGGTTTTCGTGCCGGGCGGCGGGGTCGATGAAGACAGTTTCACCGGCTCAGCCCATGCGGCGCTGACATGGTTCTGGACCGAAAAGCTCGGGCGGGACAATTTCACCGCGTTCCAGGCATCGCAGCGCGGCGGCCGTGCTACCTGCCGCCGCGCAGGCGATCAGGCATGGCTTGGCGGATCGTGCGTCACCGTGGTGAAGGGCGAGTTCTACCTGCCCCGAACGGGATAG
- a CDS encoding cation diffusion facilitator family transporter, giving the protein MTDRRAWLARSAALASISVAVVLVALKTWASLITGSTAMLGSLADSALDLIASLATLTGVWIAAQPADEDHRFGHGKAEALAAIFQVMLIALSAFGIAIRAIMQWAQGGQTSAAEEGIGVSVIAIVLTFALLGWQRYVMNRTRSLAIQTDHLHYKSDLLLNVAVIAALVLDQFAGLTGADPLFGLAIAAWLGWGAFNAAGEAVDDLMDREWPEEKRLAFVEAAARHPELSNLHDLRTRTSGHRDFVQFHVDLPGTMTVEEAHDIIERVEADLCAQYPDMELLIHIDPEGHVDEPGNPLVEENEFDRLENEK; this is encoded by the coding sequence ATGACCGACCGGCGCGCATGGCTCGCGCGCTCTGCTGCGCTTGCCTCGATATCGGTGGCGGTCGTGCTTGTCGCGCTCAAGACCTGGGCGAGCCTTATTACCGGCTCGACCGCAATGCTCGGCAGCCTGGCCGATTCGGCGCTGGACCTGATCGCCAGCCTCGCGACGCTGACTGGGGTCTGGATCGCAGCGCAGCCCGCTGACGAAGATCATCGGTTCGGCCACGGCAAGGCAGAGGCGCTTGCGGCAATATTTCAGGTCATGCTGATAGCCCTCTCAGCTTTCGGGATCGCCATCCGCGCGATTATGCAATGGGCGCAAGGGGGCCAAACCTCAGCCGCCGAAGAAGGCATTGGTGTCTCGGTCATCGCGATCGTGCTGACTTTCGCGCTGCTCGGCTGGCAGCGTTACGTGATGAATCGCACCCGCAGCCTCGCGATCCAGACCGATCACCTTCATTACAAGTCCGACCTGTTGCTCAACGTCGCAGTCATTGCAGCGCTGGTTCTCGACCAATTCGCCGGACTGACCGGCGCCGATCCCCTGTTCGGCCTGGCAATTGCTGCATGGCTTGGCTGGGGCGCGTTCAATGCCGCGGGCGAGGCAGTCGACGATCTCATGGACCGCGAGTGGCCAGAGGAAAAACGTCTCGCTTTCGTCGAAGCCGCGGCCCGGCATCCCGAGCTTTCCAACCTCCATGACCTGCGCACCCGTACCAGCGGGCACCGGGATTTCGTCCAGTTCCACGTCGATTTGCCCGGCACGATGACGGTGGAAGAGGCGCATGACATCATCGAGCGAGTGGAAGCTGATCTGTGCGCGCAATATCCCGACATGGAACTGCTGATCCATATCGACCCGGAGGGTCATGTCGATGAACCCGGCAACCCGCTCGTCGAAGAGAACGAGTTCGACCGGCTGGAGAACGAGAAATGA
- a CDS encoding GDP-L-fucose synthase family protein, protein MTFTLSGRKIFVAGHGGMVGSALVRRLKREQCEIVTAPRSLDLREQADTRNWFEANRPEAVLLAAARVGGIMANSLRPAEFLYDNLAISANVIEAARQHGTIKLLFLGSSCIYPKFAPQPIAENALLTGALEPTNEAYAVAKIAGLKLVETYRRQYACDFISAMPANLYGPGDNYEPEGSHVIPGLIRRMHEAKLSGASEVAIWGSGTPRREFLHVDDLADACILLLREYSAEEHVNVGSGKDISIADLAGKIASTVGFNGQIVCDTSKPDGTPQKLMDSSRLEAMGWSPSITLEDGLPNAYADYLRVAT, encoded by the coding sequence ATGACGTTCACGCTGTCGGGCAGGAAAATCTTCGTCGCCGGGCATGGCGGCATGGTGGGTTCGGCGCTTGTTCGGCGGCTGAAGCGCGAGCAATGCGAAATCGTCACGGCACCCCGGTCCCTGGATCTGCGCGAACAGGCTGACACACGTAACTGGTTTGAGGCCAATCGGCCCGAAGCGGTTTTGCTGGCCGCAGCACGGGTGGGCGGGATCATGGCCAATTCCTTGCGTCCGGCGGAGTTTCTCTACGATAATCTCGCTATCTCTGCGAATGTGATCGAAGCAGCCCGTCAGCACGGAACAATCAAGCTGCTGTTCCTCGGCTCATCGTGCATCTACCCGAAGTTCGCCCCGCAGCCGATTGCCGAAAACGCACTGCTGACCGGAGCGCTGGAGCCGACCAACGAAGCCTATGCCGTCGCCAAGATTGCCGGGCTCAAGCTGGTCGAGACCTACCGCAGGCAATATGCCTGCGACTTCATCTCGGCGATGCCGGCCAATCTGTACGGTCCCGGAGACAATTACGAACCCGAAGGCAGCCACGTCATCCCCGGTCTGATTCGCCGTATGCACGAAGCGAAGCTTTCCGGTGCCAGCGAGGTTGCGATCTGGGGGAGCGGTACGCCGCGCCGCGAATTCCTGCATGTCGACGACCTGGCCGATGCCTGCATCCTCCTCCTGCGCGAATACTCGGCCGAGGAGCATGTGAATGTGGGTTCCGGCAAGGACATTTCCATCGCCGATCTCGCGGGCAAAATCGCCAGCACGGTCGGCTTCAACGGCCAGATCGTATGCGATACCTCAAAGCCCGACGGAACGCCGCAGAAACTGATGGATTCCTCGCGGCTGGAAGCGATGGGCTGGTCCCCGTCCATTACCTTGGAAGATGGGCTGCCCAATGCGTATGCCGATTACCTGCGGGTCGCGACCTAA
- a CDS encoding serine hydrolase domain-containing protein yields MKLRSHPLIALTLAATSLGSCGGPGPAEEPPLSAEALAAVTQNAGAPTKALAREVDDLFTMDGLGETRALIVMHDGKIAAERYSEGYDADTRFVSWSMAKTVTAMMIGQLVGDGLLRLDSPAPVPRWQRSGDPRADITLRHLLQMRSGLEHTEVGEPLYESSEVRMLFLEERDNMAGFATAQPPEAEPGEKFEYSSNTTVILADIAARALTDSSDPEARRLAVSDYLQARLFDPLGLTSMVPEFDRSGTLIGGSLMHADARDWAKLGELLRRKGSNRGEQLVPRSWVEEMVKPSPASSHYGLQTWLNRPNGEPQHPLFPDRAPHSAYSMIGHMGQYVFVSPEQGLTIVRLGHSNREEREAMLQQLADVIELYPVRGR; encoded by the coding sequence ATGAAATTGCGGTCGCACCCCCTTATCGCCCTTACCCTTGCCGCCACAAGTCTTGGCTCATGCGGCGGACCCGGTCCCGCCGAAGAACCGCCGCTGAGCGCCGAAGCCCTTGCTGCCGTTACGCAAAATGCCGGGGCGCCGACCAAGGCCCTGGCGCGCGAAGTGGATGATCTTTTCACGATGGACGGGCTCGGCGAAACCCGGGCGCTGATCGTGATGCATGACGGAAAGATCGCTGCCGAGCGCTATTCGGAGGGATATGACGCGGACACCCGTTTTGTCAGCTGGTCGATGGCCAAGACGGTGACTGCAATGATGATTGGCCAGCTGGTTGGCGATGGTCTTCTCCGCCTCGATTCGCCCGCACCCGTACCGCGCTGGCAGCGTAGCGGCGATCCGCGGGCGGACATCACATTGCGCCACCTGCTGCAAATGCGCAGCGGGCTGGAGCATACCGAGGTCGGAGAGCCGCTGTATGAAAGCAGCGAAGTGCGCATGCTGTTCCTTGAAGAGCGCGACAACATGGCGGGTTTTGCCACCGCCCAGCCGCCTGAAGCCGAGCCGGGCGAGAAGTTCGAATATTCGTCCAACACCACGGTGATCCTGGCTGATATCGCGGCGCGCGCGCTGACCGACAGCAGCGATCCCGAAGCGCGCCGGCTGGCAGTCAGTGATTATTTGCAGGCACGGCTATTCGATCCGCTGGGCCTGACATCGATGGTGCCGGAATTCGACCGGTCAGGCACGCTGATCGGCGGCAGCCTGATGCACGCAGATGCCCGCGACTGGGCAAAGCTGGGCGAGCTGCTGCGGCGCAAGGGATCAAACCGCGGAGAGCAACTGGTCCCGCGCAGCTGGGTCGAAGAAATGGTGAAGCCCAGTCCGGCAAGTTCGCATTACGGGCTGCAAACATGGCTCAATCGGCCCAACGGCGAGCCGCAGCACCCCCTGTTCCCCGACCGCGCACCGCACAGTGCCTATTCGATGATCGGCCACATGGGGCAGTATGTGTTCGTTTCGCCCGAACAGGGGCTGACGATTGTGCGGTTGGGGCATTCCAACCGGGAAGAGCGTGAGGCGATGCTGCAGCAGCTCGCCGATGTGATCGAACTCTATCCCGTTCGGGGCAGGTAG